In the genome of Pungitius pungitius chromosome 5, fPunPun2.1, whole genome shotgun sequence, the window AAACTGCAGCACAGCACTGCAGAGCACATACGGGACTTTGAGCGGGAGATCGAGATCCTGAAGTCCCTGCAGCACGAGAACATCGTCAAGTACAAAGGCGTTTGCTACAGTGCAGGTGAAGCTCAGCTCTAATTCACCCCCGAGATGCTTCCTTATTTGGGAGGAGCATTTGGAGAATTGTTTGGCACGCATCCTAACTTTCACATTTTCTTGTCTCCTCTCAGGACGACGGAATCTCCGTCTGGTCATGGAATATCTGCCGTTTGGAAGTCTGCGCGAGCATCTCATGAAGAACAAGGAGAGGATCGACCACAAGATGCTTGTGCATTTCACCTCACAGATCTGCAAGGTGCTTCCTTTCGCCGAGTGCCCCGCGGAGCTGCGGAGCCGCGgacacatttcaatcatctcGTTCTTTCTGCGTTCACAGGGCATGGAGTACCTGTCGAGCAAGCGCTacatccacagagacctggcaACACGGAACGTCCTCGTGGAGAGCGAGCAGAGGGTGAAGATCGGAGATTTCGGCCTCACCAAAGTCCTGCCTCAGGACAAGGAGTACTACATGGTGAAGGAGCCAGGAGAGAGTCCCATATTCTGGTGAGTCTGCTTTAGGCATATTGGTTCTCTCCTCGTGAGGCTACAGGAACGGTCCACACAAGCCGCCAAAGTCCCCATAATATTTAAAAGTTTCCTGTAGtagctttcttttttcttttttttaacgggCCTGATCAACATTTGCTGTAATAGCGAAGGCCTCACTCTTGAATGCTGATCCACGTTAGTGATTCTGGTATCTGTCCCGGTGTTGAAGACAACGTCCAAGTCCCCACCTGGGACCTACAGTCACGCGGCTTATGTGCTGTTTCGTAGGTACGCCCCCGAGTCGCTGACTGAGAGCAAGTTCTCCGTGGCCTCAGACGTCTGGAGCTTTGGAGTGGTGCTCTACGAGCTCTTCACCCACAGCGACAAGAACTCCAGCCCTCCGGCAGTAAGtgctaacgcacacacacacatacacacacacacatacgcaggcATTTTTCACCGCCTGGTCAACTTTATGCTGCTTTTCTCCCTCCGGATATGTCCGGTTTCAGGCCACTGGTCCAAATGTCCAGCGTGGTTCACAAATAGTGACACAATTTAACACGATTTCATTGGAGGAATCCTAAAACGTGAACGCGTCCTCTATTAGTTTATATGTTTTGCCTCATCTTGGTTTGAATCAATGTGTCCTGATCTTTCAGCTgtccaccctctcctcctcctccacaggttTTTATGTCCATGATGGGGAACGACAAGCAGGGGCAGCTGATCGTCTATCACCTCATTGAGCTCCTCAAGTCGGGCAGCAGGCTGCCTCAACCTCTGGGGAGTCCCGCGGAGGTAGGAACAGCCGCTGCTATTTTCTCTCCGACTGGACATGTTTGTTTTATCCGTTTTaattttaagttgttttgttcTCCTTTAAAAAGCCTCAATAGACACGGCGCGTACTGCTCTTAGTTAGTCggtaaatatatttgtgtgagtgagagagctGCACCTAAATCTTTCGTGACCCTGATGAAACCAGTATAGCGACTAACCCTGCAAGCGGTAACCTCTGTAACGCGTTTGCTCGTTTCAGCGCCTCGCTCAGCTCTCGCCCTCCCTGTTTCTGCCCTCAGATACACGAGATCATGGAGGAGTGCTGGGACAACGACCCCGGCTTACGTCCGTCCTTCAAGGAGCTCGCCCTGCGCATCGACCTGTTCAGGGACAGCAAGGATTTCTAGAGAGAAAAATCACCCAAAGTGCCGCACTCTCCCTCAACCGAGTCGCTCTTCGGGTTGTTGCTCCCGTTTGTGGCAAAGGGGGACAGAGTCTCAAACGAGATGCCTCTGCTGAGGGTCCgcttgtggggaaaaaaaaaagcatgttgtgACTGGAAAAACCGTCGATCCAAACTGGGACAAGCTGAAAAACTACTGCCGAGGTGCCTTTAAGCAAGGCAACAATCTTCCTGAAGTGGAGCGGAGCAGAATGGAAACGGGGGCCTGGATCGAATGGATAAGTAGAGTCCAAGACTTTGTGGAGACTCGGAAGATGATTGCCGGGCTTAAAGCCAGAGATGCTTGTGTGAAACaaagtatctgtgtgtgtctgtgtatctgTACaattgtctgcgtgtgtgtgtgtgtgtgtgttgtgctcttTACAAACAGCTAGCCGGGCTAGCTCTCGCCATCTTACTTTCCCCTCTCCTGAGGATAAGTTGTCTAATAgagctgtgttttctgtgtgcgtgtgtgtatacacCCACAGTGTAATAGTGTAAATATGTCCAGAAAGATTTTAtaattttataaaataaaagtatagtAAAGTACTATATTTGAACTACGAGCAACATGTCAGTCTAAATGAAGAATATACAGAGGTGAGTTAAAAATctgtatctgtttttttttttttttttttttgtgagaggTGGTGTGAAAATTAAATACCAGTTTAAGAAAAATCGTGTATTCCGTTGCTTTGGAAGTCCGGTACGAATGAAATGTGCTTTACAGACAACACATTTGTATTCTGCGACACCAAAGCCAGCGGAGACGCTCAACGTATTGTTTTGACATGGAAACGTAAGGGGCAATGACACGAAAGATCACGATGTAATGAATTTGCCTTAATTAGAAGGCTAGTATCTCAACGCGTTTTAAAATCCGAAGCATGTCGGACTGATGCGTCTTGCGAATAAAGCGCAGACAAAGGAGGAGGCTGGGTTTTTAAAAAGAGCAGGTTGATCatagaaaaaaactgaactaaGCAGCTCCAGTTTATTTCAGCATTAAGAATTGTGTTCAGAAGGTTGACGTACTTCTTCTAAGCAAGTACACACTTAAGCATTTGATTAATTGCATGTGTGTAACTTAAGTTGTTGTCCACATAGCTCTGCAGGAGGCAACATTTAAACTCTGCGTATTATGTAACTGCAGTAATGGAGACCAAGGGGTTTCCACCAAATGGCTTAATGCCGCTTCTTGCAATCTATTTAAAGGTACGTTACAATCCCTCCACACAGAGCAGAATACAAATGTTCATTTACTAAGTCAAAATCATGAGTTAATCAGTTGttattcacttcatttaagaaACATCGAAATTGTTATATGATTTGTTTTGACTTACACTTTCTCTGATGTGTCTTTGTTGTGGTGGTAAAATGGTCTTTCTCAGATTAAATCTATAAAGTATAAAAAAGCACAGTGCGATCCACAAGAGGAATTCTAAAATATGAATTCGCTCACTGTCCCTTGTGCAAAACTGTAAAGCAGGCGtcgttttattgttttaaatcgCACTAATTGATGCTTCGTCTTAAAAGCCGGATGTCGCGCACCCTGCTGCGCATGCGCGGCCGCCTCATCCACACGAGACGACGTTACAAGGTGCGCGCGGCCGTCTCACACAGTCACACCGGGCGCGTGAGtcgggtttttgtttttttgtgggcgACCGGGAACAAAAAGTGAAATTAATACCTCACGCATTCGAGCGAACGGACCCCTTGTTTCTGCGGCGGTTGTTttcgtgttttcttttttaaattcccttAAAAGTTCCGCTTAGGCGCGCGCACTGCGAAATCTTAAAATGAGAGGCGCAACTCGGCCGAAGTGCTGAAGGGAAACGGCAGCATCATGTGTCGGTGCCAGCAGGTGAGGGACCGAGGGAGCAAAAGCTTCAGATTCGGATCTATTTATTGTCTGTATAGGTTCAGctgtgctgttgtgttgtgatAGGCCGCTGCTTGTACTATTTCATTTAGGCTCATTAAAAATAACGTTGCATAATGGCAATAGTTGACAGTAAACAACTGTTAACGACGgtgttattaaatacttttacgTGTTACAGACTACTTTTGTCACCACTGGTTATTTTAATACCACCAAATGATAAATAGACcttaaatcccttttttttttcttctttttttttaaatacctgtgtgtgtaatttTCAAGAGCCCCGCTTAGTCCGTTTGTTGCACGGgacggggggtggaggggggtggggttgaAGATGGCGTCCAGGGCACCTCCCGACGGGGGCTACGGCTGGGTGGTGGTCACGTCGGCCTTTTTCGTCATGGGCCTCACCGCTGCCGTCCTTAAGAACTTCGGCCTCTTCTTCCTGGACATCCAGAGCCACTTCGGGGTCCTGACCAGCACCACCTCGTGGgtcacctccaccaccatcgTCACGTTTCACCTCGGCGGTAAAGACGTCGTGAAGTCACGAGTGGTTTCACAGCTCCACGCgtttggttgtttgtttttaatgtgtgttttctttttggccCTCTCAGCCCCGTTGGCCAGCGCGCTGACGATGCAGTTCTCTCACAGGCTGGTCATCGTGGTCGGAGGTCTGCTGTCGGCCTCCGGCCTGTTGCTGGCGTCTCTGGACCTCGGCCTGCCCTGGCTCTACCTCACCATGGGCGTCCTGGAAGGTAGACTTTCGTGACACCCCCAACACCCACCCCCACGTTCACATTTTTGTAGATAATCTGAGGATATCGCTCTGTTAATTGAAATAATATCTGATGACAGGTTCCTGATGAATTGATTGAAGGCCTGAACGTGTTATTTTTTGGGGTTCAAACTGTCCCTGCTTTCGGGTTTTTGTCGGTTACACAGTCAGGTCTACAAATATTTCACCATGTTGTATCTGTTTCAATTCGAAACCACAGTGGCGTACAATCAagatataaaacattaaactgAAGTGTTGGACAGACACAataagaacattttatttttcttgcagTATATAAAACACGGGATTCTTTGAGAAAATAATTCACTGGCGTTTAAAATGAAGGTGAGTTGCGGCCCTGTTTCTTACTCCAATACCCCTTTGGCACCAGAGAGAACATATCTTTGCAGGTGGGTCGCTTGACGGCGACCACTTTGTTTGGCCCCCGAAAAACAACATCACATGActcgcgctcccccccccccctcccccccccccgaaaggccCGACTTGACGGTCACCGGTCTTATGTCCCCCGCAGGAACTGGCATCGCCTTCGCGTGGATCCCCGCCAACAGCCTGGTGAGCCACTACTTCTCGCGGTGGCGCCCCATCGCCTACGCCGTCGCCAGCTCCGGGGAGTGCGTCTTCGCCGTCGTGTTCGGCCCTCTGTTCCGCTGGCTCATCGAGGCGTACGGCTGGCAGGGGGCCCTGCTGGTCATCGGCGGCCTTCGTCTTGCGAATAAAGCGCAGACAAAGGAGGAGGCTGGGTTTTTAAAAAGAGCAGGTTGATCATTGAAAAAACTGAACTAAGCAGCTCCAGTTTATTTCAGCATTAGGAATTGTGTTCAGAAGGTTGACGTACTTCTTCTAAGCAAGTACACACTTAAGCATTTGATTAATTGCATGTGTGTAACCTAAGTTGTTGTCCACATAGCTCTGCAGGAGTCAACATTTAAACTCTGCGTATTATGTAACTGCAGTAATGGAGACCAAGGGGTTTCCACCAAATGGCTTAATGCCGCTTCTTGCAATCTATTTAAAGGTACGTTACAATCCCTCCACACAGAGCAGAATACAAATGTTCATTTACTAAGTCAAAATCATGAGTTAATCAGTTGttattcacttcatttaagaaACATCGAAATTGTTATATGATTTGTTTTGACTTTTAAACTTTCTCTGATTGTCTTTGTTAAAAGACTAAAATGGTAAAATGGTCTTTCTCAGATTAAATCTCcctaaaataataatgtataaaaaAGCACAGTGCGATCCACAAGAGGAATTCTAAAATATGAATTCGCTCACTGTCCCTTGTGCAAAACTGTAAAGCAGGCATCGTTTTATCGTTTTAAATCGCACTAATTGATGCCTCCTTCTTGAAAGCCGGATGTCGCGCACCCTGCTGCGCATGCGCGGCCGCCTCATCCACACGAGACGACGTTACAAGGTGCGCGCGGctgtctcacacagtcacaCCGGGCGCGTGAGtcgggtttttgtttttgtttttttgtgggcgACCGGgaacaaaaagtgaaatgaatacCTCACGCATTCAAGCGAACGGACCCCTTGTTTCTGCGGcggttgttttggggttttttttttcttcttttttaaattcccttAAAAGTTCCGCTTAGGCGCGCGCACTGCGAAATCTTAAAATGAGAGGCGCAACTCGGCCGAAGTGCTGAAGGGAAACGGCAGCATCACGTGTCGGTGCCAGCAGGTGAGGGACCGAGGGAGCAAAAGCTTCAGATTCGGATCTATTTATTGTCGGTATAGGTTCAGctgtgctgttgtgttgtgttagaCCGCTGCTTGTACTATTTCATTTAGGCTCATTAAAAATAACGTTGCATAATGGCAGTTGACAGTAAACAACTGTTAATGACGgtgttattaaatacttttacgTGTTACAGACTACTTTTGTCACCACTGGTTATTTTAATACCACCAAATGATAAATAGACcttaaatcacttttttttttttttttaaatacctgtgtgtgtaatttTCAAGAGCCCGGCTTAGTCCGTTTGTTGCACGGgacggggggtggaggggggtggggttgaAGATGGCGTCCAGGGCACCTCCCGACGGGGGCTACGGCTGGGTGGTGGTCACGTCGGCCTTTTTCGTCATGGGCCTCACCGCTGCCGTCCTTAAGAACTTCGGCCTCTTCTTCCTGGACATCCAGAGCCACTTCGGGGTCCTGACCAGCACCACCTCGTGGgtcacctccaccaccatcgTCACGTTTCACCTCGGCGGTAAAGACGTCGTGAAGTCACGAGTGGTTTCACAGCTCCacgcgtttgtttgtttttaatgtgtgtgttttctttttggccCTCTCAGCCCCGTTGGCCAGCGCGCTGACGATGCAGTTCTCTCACAGGCTGGTCATCGTGGTCGGAGGTCTGCTGTCGGCCTCCGGCCTGTTGCTGGCGTCTCTGGACCTCGGCCTGCCCTGGCTCTACCTCACCATGGGCGTCCTGGAAGGTAGACTTTCGTGACACCCCCAACACCCACCCCCACGTTCACATTTTTGTAGATAATCTGAGGATATCGCTCTGTTAATTGAAATAA includes:
- the LOC134129089 gene encoding monocarboxylate transporter 13-like isoform X2, which translates into the protein MCRCQQSHFGVLTSTTSWVTSTTIVTFHLGAPLASALTMQFSHRLVIVVGGLLSASGLLLASLDLGLPWLYLTMGVLEGTGIAFAWIPANSLVSHYFSRWRPIAYAVASSGECVFAVVFGPLFRWLIEAYGWQGALLVIGGLRLANKAQTKEEAGFLKRAG
- the LOC134129089 gene encoding monocarboxylate transporter 13-like isoform X1, producing the protein MASRAPPDGGYGWVVVTSAFFVMGLTAAVLKNFGLFFLDIQSHFGVLTSTTSWVTSTTIVTFHLGAPLASALTMQFSHRLVIVVGGLLSASGLLLASLDLGLPWLYLTMGVLEGTGIAFAWIPANSLVSHYFSRWRPIAYAVASSGECVFAVVFGPLFRWLIEAYGWQGALLVIGGLRLANKAQTKEEAGFLKRAG
- the LOC134129090 gene encoding monocarboxylate transporter 13-like: MASRAPPDGGYGWVVVTSAFFVMGLTAAVLKNFGLFFLDIQSHFGVLTSTTSWVTSTTIVTFHLGAPLASALTMQFSHRLVIVVGGLLSASGLLLASLDLGLPWLYLTMGVLEGTGIAFAWIPANSLVSHYFSRWRPIAYAVASSGECVFAVVFGPLFRWLIEAYGWQGALLVIGGLRLANKAQTKEEAGFLKRAG